One window of Acidimicrobiia bacterium genomic DNA carries:
- a CDS encoding UDP-glucuronic acid decarboxylase family protein yields the protein MARIVVTGGAGFVGSHLCDTLIERGDEVVCLDNFITGRRENVAHLEDERRFELVECDVSVDMPVSGRVDAVMHFASCASPFEYLAHPFETLDAGSLGTRRALELTRANDARLLLASTSEVYGEPQVHPQVESYWGNVNPIGPRSVYDEAKRFAETLTMAYHRELGLDIGIVRIFNTYGPRLRSADGRVVSNFLVQAMEGRPLTIYGDGSQTRSYCFVEDEVRGILALLDSDVVGPVNIGNPDEFTVSELARLVLELTGSASEIVHEPLPVDDPTRRRPDITLAREALGWEPAIPLRIGLERTYEWYQKERARKGI from the coding sequence ATGGCGCGGATCGTCGTGACCGGCGGTGCGGGTTTCGTCGGATCGCACCTCTGCGACACGCTGATCGAACGGGGCGACGAGGTCGTCTGCCTCGACAACTTCATCACCGGCCGGCGCGAGAACGTCGCCCACCTGGAAGACGAGCGGCGCTTCGAGCTCGTCGAGTGCGACGTGTCGGTCGACATGCCCGTGTCCGGGCGCGTCGACGCGGTGATGCACTTCGCGAGCTGCGCGAGTCCCTTCGAGTACCTCGCGCATCCGTTCGAGACGCTCGACGCGGGATCGCTCGGCACGCGCCGCGCGCTCGAGCTCACGCGCGCGAACGACGCGCGCCTGCTGCTCGCGTCGACGAGCGAGGTCTACGGCGAGCCGCAGGTGCACCCGCAGGTCGAGTCGTACTGGGGCAACGTCAACCCGATCGGTCCCCGCTCGGTGTACGACGAGGCGAAGCGCTTCGCGGAGACGCTCACGATGGCGTATCACCGCGAGCTCGGGCTCGACATCGGCATCGTGCGCATCTTCAACACGTACGGGCCGCGGCTGCGCTCCGCCGACGGCCGCGTCGTGTCGAACTTCCTCGTGCAGGCGATGGAGGGCCGGCCGCTCACGATCTACGGCGACGGCAGCCAGACCCGTTCGTACTGCTTCGTCGAGGACGAAGTGCGCGGCATCCTCGCGCTGCTCGACTCGGACGTGGTCGGACCGGTGAACATCGGCAATCCCGACGAGTTCACGGTGTCGGAGCTCGCGCGACTCGTGCTCGAGCTGACCGGGTCGGCGTCCGAGATCGTGCACGAGCCGTTGCCGGTCGACGACCCAACGCGACGTCGTCCCGACATCACGCTCGCGCGCGAAGCGCTCGGTTGGGAGCCGGCGATCCCGCTGCGGATCGGGCTCGAGCGCACCTACGAGTGGTACCAGAAGGAACGCGCGCGGAAAGGCATATGA
- a CDS encoding glycosyltransferase family 2 protein produces the protein MSIAYKKLSVIVPVLNERNTVAEIVRRMRAVELPAGLDREIVIVDDGSTDGSVDVLHQLNDSTVRVVTHGTNRGKGAAVRTGFAHSSGDLVLIQDADLEYDPEDWPKLLAPVLRGKAVVVYGSRFTGERRNMLFLHWVGNRFLSLVTNVLYNTTLSDMETCYKLIDRSVLEGLELKADRFDIEPEITAKILKRRIRIYEVPISYAGREFHEGKKIAWHDGFAALWMLIKCRVVE, from the coding sequence GTGAGCATCGCGTACAAGAAGCTCTCGGTCATCGTGCCGGTGCTGAACGAGCGAAACACGGTCGCCGAGATCGTGCGCCGCATGCGCGCCGTCGAGCTGCCCGCGGGACTCGACCGCGAGATCGTCATCGTCGACGACGGCAGCACCGACGGCAGCGTCGACGTGTTGCACCAGCTGAACGACAGCACGGTGCGCGTCGTCACGCACGGCACGAACCGCGGCAAGGGCGCGGCGGTGCGCACCGGCTTCGCGCACAGCAGCGGCGACCTCGTGCTCATCCAGGACGCCGACCTCGAGTACGACCCCGAGGACTGGCCGAAGCTGCTCGCGCCGGTGCTGCGCGGCAAGGCCGTCGTCGTGTACGGCTCGCGCTTCACGGGCGAGCGCCGCAACATGTTGTTCCTGCACTGGGTCGGGAACCGCTTCCTGTCGCTCGTGACGAACGTGCTCTACAACACGACGCTCTCCGACATGGAGACCTGTTACAAGCTCATCGACCGCTCGGTGCTCGAGGGTCTCGAGCTGAAGGCCGACCGCTTCGACATCGAGCCCGAGATCACCGCGAAGATTCTCAAGCGCCGCATCCGCATCTACGAGGTGCCGATCTCGTACGCGGGCCGCGAGTTCCACGAAGGCAAGAAGATCGCGTGGCACGACGGATTCGCGGCGCTCTGGATGCTCATCAA